CTCGGTCCCCACGAACGTCGTTGGAATCCTTAATTGAGTTTCCGCGTTTAACCAAACCTTTGTCCCGTCGCTCAACTCCACCTGATACTCCCCACCTCTCGGGATCATGATTGTGTTATACTCCACTTTCGTGTTACTTTTTCCCATGTATCGAATCTTTCCCTCTTCCGTCGTGACTTCAACCCCATCTACCTTATAACGACTAGAATCGGCCAACCACTCCACGTCCACCTTTTCCCCATCTGCCAAAAGAATAATTGCCCTATTTCCTCCCGGAAGAATCTCTTGGGCCATCTTGGGTTCCACTTTAACCGACTCGTCATTCTGGCTAAAAAACCACATTCCTCCCCCCACGGTCAAAACCACCAGTAAACAGGCAGCATACCGGTACACGTTCCGCATTATCCGACGACGGCGGAGTTCTTTCTCTTTCTCCACGTAAGCATCGAAACGAGTCATCACCTTGGACAGATTTGACTTTAAAGAAGAAGTCGGCTCATCCGCATCCCAAACCTTTCGCACTCGTTCAAAATATACTTCATGACTTTTATCTTGAGCCAGCCATTCCCGGAATGCACTCTCCTCCTCCGGTGTCAATCCCCACCGTACCTTTTTCACCAGAATATCCCAGCTAATATTAATTTTCTTATCCATAAGTCAACACGCTTAATCAGATGTTACATTTTACTCCTAATTAACATGAGATTCAAAAACGGATGACACGATACCAAAAAAAAATTTATCTTTGTCCGAAATAAGATGTCAACGATGGATCAGTTTACTGTACAAGACGACTTGGGACACTTGATCAAAAAACATGATCAAGAGGCTTTTCATGAGCTTTACCGAACGTCTTTCAACAAATTACAGCAATACGCCATGCGTTACCTCTACGATTGGGATGACGCTGAAGACCTCGTACAGGATGCTTTTCTTTCCCTGTGGTCTCACCCGGAACGTTATAATGAAACTCAACCCGTATTCTATTACTTATTAGGTATCGTCAAAAATAATTGCTTGAACTATCTCCGCTCTCTAAATATCCAATATAAACATCAGGATAAAATCATCGAAGCCATGCTATTCTCCAGCGTGGAAGACCCGGAAATCGACGAGGACATCCACGAACGGTTGAAATATATTCTGGAATCCTTACCCGAAAAACAACGGGAAGTTCTCTTGTTACACGTCGTGGAAAAGAAGAAAGTCCGTGAAATTGCGGAACAAATGGACATCGCAGAGACAACCGTGAAGACCCACTTCCAGCGTGCCTTGGCCATCCTCAGAAATAATTTGAAATTCGTACTGTTCGGAATATAAGTCGCCTACCAGCCTTCCGACAAAAGTTGTTCCATTCGTTGTAACACGATTCCTTTTTCCGCCAAGCGTTCCGCACTATTATGTCCCCCGGCATACAATCTGAAATCAAACCCCAAGGCTTCTGCAACTTCTGCATCATGCAGAGTATCACCGACCATGACCGTCTCTCCCGGGACAATCGGGAACATCCGTAACATCTCCTCCCCTCGTGCCACCTTCCCATCCGCATAAATATTATTTGATCCGCAAACCCCATCGAAATATTCCCGAATACCGAATCGCTCCAACATTCCGGTCAATAAATCTTCTTTCAATGCGGATAATATATATTGCCGTATGCCTTTTTTCTTTATTCCCTCCAGCACTGGAATAATACCGGGAGTCAGCTCCACGTCTTTCGCCAAATCATTATAGATATTCACAAAGTCTCTCGACACGGCTTCCCAGTCATCCCGCGTGAAATCAAATCCGATCGATTCGTAATAAGGCTTCACGGGAAACCCGAAGATCGATCGGTATTCCTCCACCGTCAATTTCCCCAAATGTTTCCGTTCCAACATCACGTTAATTGTATCCACGCTAATTTTCACGTCATCCAACAACGTCCCGTTCCAATCCCAAACCACATTCTTGTATTCCATATCATTCATTATTTCTGCATTCAAACGGCCATTACACCACGTGTAAATCTTTCCCGACAAAGGTAATCATTTCCCGTTTGAATTGAAAAACGGAGTTCGAGTAATGATCTATTCATGCAAAACGAGTATCCTGACAAATTTCATGATTTACACAATAATCATCATGTTATTATTTACTCATACAAATGTTAACTTCTACTATCTATCTCTAATTTTTTATTATTGTAATAGGAGCGGAATAGGACAGGAATGGGAGCGGAATGGGAGCGGCTTACTTTATGATAACACAACGATAGCATTTAAATAACATTATTTTACATTAATTCAAGATAAACTTTTGACAAACCTCATCAAAATTAAGTATCATTCCCGGCTCATTTCCCATTACACGGGCCTCCACCATGTTTACTCATTTTCCTCGGGATGAAACGCCTCGATTCCCGTCCATCCTAACCGTTGACGAGCCACGTTCTCCGGGAAAATCCGATAAACCACATCAGCCTCGCTACCCAACGTTCCATCCGCATTGAATAATTCCACATGCATCTTTGCCAAACGGGTACTTTGTTCCACGATACGGGAACGCAGGAATATTTCCCCCCGATCGGAATAAACGGTAGTACGATATTTCGTTGTCAATTCAACCGTAACTCCCGCACTCTTCACTTTCGCAAAAACGTTCCAACACGCGATTTCATCCATCAATGTTGCCTGTATTCCACCGTGTAACACGTGAAAAAAACCTTGAAATTCAGGTCGGGGCATCCAATGACAAGTAATATATTCCCCTTCTTCATAGAATTCACAGCGCAAACCATGTTCATTTCCGGATGCACAACCGAAACAATTATATCCCTCGTGTTGCTCGTAAGCGTTGTATAGTTTTTTTCTTTCCATCTTCTGATAAAAAAAGGGACGTGGTCGCGTCCCTCATGATAAATTGTCTAATATTTTTACAAATTGCTATTAATCAGCTTAGCACAAGCTTCCATTTCCTCTTTCGGGAATTGTTTCTTTGGGTTAGAGAAGTTCAACTCGTTGCCTTCAACCAAAGGAACCAAGTGAATATGAGCATGTGGAACATCCAAGCCCAGCACGGCTACCCCCACTCGTTGGCAGGGGATACTCTTCTTAATTGCTTTGGCCACCTTTTTGGCAAACACCATCATCCCGGCTAATTCCTCATCCGTCAGGTCAAACAAATAGTCTTCTTCTCTCTTCGGAACCACTAACGTGTGTCCCTTCTGCATGGGATTTATATCCAAGAATGCATAATAATTTTCATCCTCGGCCACCTTGTAAGATGGAATCTCCCCGTTAATAATCATCGTGAAAATTGAAGCCATGATCTATTTTAGATTTAAAATTTTAGATTTTAGCTTTTAACTTTTATCTTTCTCGTTCTCCGTTTTCAATTAAATTGAAATGTCCATGATCTCAAACTCCATCAATCCGGCCGGCACTTGCACCTCTACTTTATCCCCTAGCTTTTTACCGATCAAAGCTTTGGCGATAGGAGTGGTGATCGACAACTTACCAGCCTTGAAATCAGCCTCACTTTCTGACACCAAAGTATAAGTCATCGTTGCCTTTGTCTTTATATTTTTGATCGTCACTTTATTCAATATCTGAACTTTTGACGTGTCGATCTGTGACTCGTCAATGATCCGGCAATTGGAAACTATATCTTGTAGCTGGGCGATTTTAGCCTCCAGTAATCCCTGGGCATCTTTCGCCGCATCATACTCTGCATTCTCGGAGATATCTCCTTTTTCGATGGCTTCTCCGATTGCCTTAGAAATCTTAGGGCGCTCTACATTCTGCAGATTGTCCAGTTCATCCTGCAATTTTTTCAGCCCTTCTTTGGTTACATAAGATACCTTCTTTGTCATAATTGTTATATTAAGATCTTGATTTGTACATAAAAAAATAAATGACACTTATCCTCCAATAAGTGCCTTTATCTAGTTAAGAATTCCATTCTCTCTGGAATCCTCACCTCCTGAAGACAAAATTAGGACCTTTTTTTGAATAAAACAATTTTTCCCCACAAATATTTTTATTTAAAAAATTCGATGCCATTTATCTGATACAGAAAAAACTATCTTTTCCACTCTACAAGCGGGAAAAGGAGGATCACTTAAAAATCATTCGATTCCGTTTTTATCATTTCCCGGTATATAAACAGCATCAAGGCAAGTAATCTTCCCGGATATTTTGCATCGCTGCAAACAAATTGCTCCGGGCATGGGGAGAAATTATTTCCATCTGGTCAAGCAACTTACTCACGGCATCCCGGTTCGTTGCCTTTTCATGGGGGCAATGCTTTTTTTGCTTTTTAAACTGCCGCATTTCGGCATATCGTGACGTCTCGTCATTCGAAAGATAGATTAATGGACGAATAAGCGTGAACGTATTCTTGAACATTTCCAACCGGGCAGGCATACTGCAAATCGTTCCGTTGAACATCATGCTCATCAAAAGACTTTCCACGGCATCATCCCGGTGATGGCCTAAGGCCAGTTTCTTACAATCATACTCTTTGGCAATATCGAAAAGCATCTTACGCCGATGCCATGAACACACGAAACAAGCCGGTTTCTTGGGATTCACCGTCGTGTCCACCCGGATCGTCCGGTAAACATACTCCACCCCCAGACGTTCACAAAACGCTCGCAAGTAATCGCTGTCCACTTCGTAAGCGACATCCTCCACCGCGATATGAGCCGCTATGACCGTGTAATTTTGTTTCGGGTCCTTGGCGCGCATGGCCAACACTTCCAACAAGGCCAATGAATCCTTCCCGCCCGAAACTCCTACCAAAATCCGGTCCCCGTCCTCTATTAAATTATAATCATGTATCGCTTTCCCCACCTTTCGAAAGAAATCCCGGGTAAATACTTTATCTTGTTTTTCTTCTGTTATCATTCTCTTCTACGTATAATTTCCCTGCCTCTGTTGTTATGTATTTTTGGTTCTTATCTTTAGGGTTATCGGGATTAGTCCGTATAAGTAACTTCTGTTTCACTAATGCGGTAATATATAATTTAATATTTCTTGAATGATACGTCACTTCCAACATATCGAATATTTCCTTACTTGTCCGAGGTAACGAACAAAATTCTAACGTCATTATTTGTTTTTCATTCAGATTTATTCGTTTTTTTTCACTGACACTTTCACTGACACTTTCACTGACACTTTCACTGACACTTTCACTGACAGTCAACTTTTTACCCACATCATCTTGGACACTTTCTTGGACACTCGTGTATTCCCGATACAACTCGACATCCACGAAATCTCCTTTTTCAGTAATCAACGGTTTTGCAACCCCAGCCTCTTCGCACCATGAAAATATCCTCTTTATTCCACTGCCCCATTGTTCGATATAGTCCAACTCTTTAAACACACGGGCTATCGCCTTGTTTCTCGTTTCAGAGCGTCCCGCAAGCACGTCCTCAATCGTAATCGAACTCGGGAATCCCCCGGGGGAAACAATATTCACGATGTCATCATAAATACCGACTTTTATATCCCGCCCTAAATTAATATAGTCCCTATGTACATAAGCGTTCAATATAACTTCCCGAATCGCCTCCATCGGGATCTCGTACCGATCTTCTCGTTGTAACCCCTTAATCACTCCCGCCAAATGGAGATGGTTTTTTATAAACATCTCGACTTGATCCAATTGAGAAAAAAGGTCTCCCGAATATTCCTTCTTATCAATAAATGATCCCATGGTCGTTCCCTTAAAACGGGCACACTTCACGGTGGCATTTTCCCGTACCCCTAACAAAATTAACAAAGCTTGTGAAGGATACAAATGCCCATGTTCTTCTTGGACGAGTTTCAGACTTTTCAACTTCTCTATATCAAGGATCTTCCCCCTCGCCTCGAACCTTTTCTGCAACGGGGTCAAATCCAGACTATCAAAAGACGTGTCAAAACAGATCTCCTCATCAAAACTTCTATTTATTCTTTGCCGCTCCAAATCGATCACGGTCTCCACGTCTGCTTTACGGTTAGAACTTCCTATCCGCACGTAAGTACCATGATTTCGCCCTTCTTTTTTCAAATAGTAAGGCAACAGATTCCCACGATAGACCTCTATTATAAACAATAACTTTCCATCCACGTTTGTCGTGTAAAATTCGGGAAGAATATTCGGGTAACATAAATCATAGATAATGGATGCCACTCTATCCTGCAATTCAAAAATATCTACGTCGGGGTCAATGCCTTTTATCGTTCTGTCGTCTCCAACCCCGATAATTAATTGCCCCCCGCTAGTATTAGAGAATGCAATAACAGTTTTCGCTATTTTATCCCCTTGCGGCAGAATTTCTTTGAATTCCAAGACTTTACTCTCCCCCGCCAATATTTTATCCTGCAAACATGAGTCCATACGGTTATGATTTACTTCTTTCATGCAAATTTAAGAATTCCACGCCACATATTGTTGCTCTCTCACAAATATTTGTAAATTTGAACCCTCAATCTAAAACACAGCCCGTTATGCTAAAGAAAGTGCCGCACACCTACACCATTGTTTTCTCAATCATTATCATCTGTGCCATCCTGACGTGGATTATACCGGGCGGGGAATATGCCCGGGAAACCGTCGATGTCAATGGAGTGGAACGTACCGTAATCGTGAACGATTCATTCCACGAGGTGGCCAAAAGCCCGCAAACGTGGCAGGTGTTTTCGGCCCTTTTCAACGGATTCGAGAAACAAGCCGGAATTATCGCTTTTATCCTGATCATCGGAGGTGCTTTCTGGATCATGAATAACAGCAAGGCCATCGACGTGGGAATTTTCTCCTTCTTACGCTCCACTCAGAAACTCGAACATATCGGGATTATCCGTAAACTAGGGGTCAATAACATCATTATCACCATGGTCATGCTCCTGTTCAGTTGTTTTGGGGCGATCTTCGGGATGAGCGAGGAGACGCTGGCTTTTGTCATTATTATTGTTCCTCTGGCCATATCCATGGGTTACGATTCTCTCACGGGAGTATGTATGGTCTACGTCGCCGCCCATGTCGGGTTTGCGGGAGCTATTCTGAATCCTTTCACGATCGGTATTGCACAAGGATTATCAGACCTACCGCTATTCTCCGGGTTTGAATACCGGGTTTTCTGCTGGGCCATCCTTAACGTGATCATGATTGCTTGGGTACTACGCTACGCGGCAAAAGTCAAAAAGAATCCCAAAGCCTCTCTCGTGTATAACTTGGATAGCCATTGGAGACAGGAAAAAGTGGACAACACGCAAGAAATCGAATATAAAAGTTACACTTCTTCTTGGGTGGTTTATCTTTTTATCCTCTCCGGACTTGTACTCTTCTCCTGTTATTTCCCCCGCACGACACTATCCATCGGGGAACATTCCAGTCTAACCACATTTGTTGTTCCGGCATTAACCGTGCTATTTGCCTTGATCGGATATTTTTCTTTACGGAAATCTTTCCACTTTTTTATCTTGACAATCCTAGGTTTCACGATTCTTTTCCTAATCGTGGGAGTGATGGGCTACGGGTGGTATCTGCCCGAAATATCCGGTTTATTCCTTGCCATGGGAATCCTTTCCGGATTCGCAGCCAAGGAAAATGCAGATAGTATTGTCAAACTCTTTATCGCGGGAGTAAAAGATATTCTTTCTGCCGCACTAGTAGTCGGGTTGGCCGGGGGTATCATCATTGTCTTGCAGGAAGGACATATTATAGACCCGATCCTTCACTCGCTGGCAAGCCTGATGAGTGAGGCAGGACGTGTACTTTCACTAGGAATCATGTACTTGATCCAAACCATGATCAACATCATCATTCCATCGGGTTCAGCCAAAGCCGCTCTCACCATGCCGATCATGGCTCCTTTCTCCGACGTGATCGGGCTATCCCGACAAGCCACCGTGATGGCTTTCCAGTTCGGGGACGGATTCACGAACATGATCACCCCGACTTCCGGCGTGCTGATCGGCGCTTTGGGAATTGCCCGTATTCCTTACGATATTTGGGTGAAATTCTTCTGGAAATTCATCCTGCTGCTTGTCATTATCGGTTTCGTGTTATTGATTCCCACGGCAACCATGCAGTTGAATGGGTTCTAATGATAAAGAGGCTGTCTAAAAAGCTTTATCTAGTATCTACAAACTACCCCCTCCAGCTCCCCCTTACACAGGGGGAGAGTTGACTACCAAGCGGTTTCTCCCCCTGTGTAAGGGGGAGTTAGTGGGGGTAGTTGTTTAAAATTGGCTTTTTAGACAGCCTCTTTATCATTAACTCCAGAAACACATAATGCCCATGCGTAACCACAAGCCGGGTTCTTCACGAAAGAAGGCGGTAGTGTCACCAACACCCCATTCCCAACTCGTTTATATGACAAATTCCCTTTATAACCCAACAACGAGATTTTAGCCCCTTTAGCCGGATTAATACTGTACAACATAATCTGTGAGGGCGGATTCGGTTCATCTTCATCATTTAGATAAATAGCATACACTTTCCCGTTATTCTTATGTTTCGTGTAACAAATCTTCGCCTCTTTGTAAGGTGCAATTGGCCGAGTCTCGTAGATTGCCTCTCCGTTAACCTTCATCCACGCTCCCATCTCTTTCATAATTTTGATTCCTTCCGGCGGGATCTCCCCGTTACCATCCACACCCACGTTCAACAGGAAATTTCCTCCCTTACTGACAATGTCCACAAGGTAATGCACCAGTTCCCGGGTAGACTTATACTTATCACCCGGCAAATACGACCATTGATTGGCCATCGTCATACACGTTTCCCACGGGTACTCCCACGGCTTTTCGGGAATCTTCTGTTCCGGGGTACGGTAGTTCTCGTACTTCCCTCCAACCCAGCGATCCACGACAATCAGGCCGGGTTGATACTCCCGAGCCATATCGACAATCCGATCCATTTTAATATCCTGTCCCCGATTCTCCGGGGCCACCCATCCCCCGTCCAGCCAGATAATATCTATATTCCCGTAACCAGTCATCAGTTCCTTCACCTGATTATAAGTAAAGTTGCAGAATTTCTCCCACATCCACGGGTGCTCCTTGATCTTGTAATTCACGTTACGATCCCCATGTTGCCAGCGATCCGACCAATAATAAGGGCTATTCCAATCCGGCTTTGAAAAATAGGCCCCGATCATGAAATCTCTTTCCCCGAAGGCCCGAAACAACTCCTTCACGACATCCGCATTCGGAGCCGTATGGAAAGGACATTCCTCGGAAGTAATCTTGTAATCCGTTTCCCGGGTATCCCACATACAGAACCCGTCATGGTGTTTCGTGGTAAACACGAAATACTTCATTCCGGCCTCTTTTGCCAGATCAGCCCAGTATTCCGGGTTAAACTTCACCGGGTTAAACGTCTTCTTTAATCCCACGTAATTCCAGTAATACTCGTCATAAGAAATCGTCGTGTCCCGTTGAATCCAATCCACGTCTTCCGAACAAATCGTCCACGACTCGCAATACCCTTTCTGGCTATAAGGTCCCCAATGCACGAAAAAACCAAACTTCAAATCCTGCCACTGTTCTAATTTCGCTTGTACCGCCGGGTCCTGTTCCCGGTAATATTCCATTCCCTCGTACTGGGCATATAATAATATGCTCCATCCGACAAGAATCACACTCAATAATACTTTCCGCATGACTATTTTTTTTACAATTCATATATTTTACACAAACATTTGCAAATATATAAAAAAGAGTCCATGTCTAAAGTTCATCATCTTCTCACAATCAAAAAAGGGAATCCAATTTCACTTATCGGATTCCCTTTACATTTTAAAACACAAACCTTATTTCAATCGTTCAGAGACAAAAGCCTTCAATTTCTCTCCTCTCAGATTTTTAGCTATAATACGATTATTTTCATCCAACACGAAGATCGTCGGAACAGCATCAATATTGTATTTCTTTATCACGTCGCCCTGCCATCCTTTCAGATCAGAAAGATGTAACCAAGTCAACCCGTCTTTCTTGATTGCCTCCACCCACTTATCCTTTTTCTCGTCCAAGGAGACACTGATCACGGACAAACCTTTATCTTTAAATTCAGCATACAGTTTCACCATATTCGGGTTCTCCATCCGACACGGCCCACACCAAGATGCCCAGAAATCGATGATCTTCAATTTTCCTTTCACGTCATACAAGGCAACGTCCTCCCCCTCCGGTGTTTGTAGCGTGAAATCCGGGGCAATAGCATTTACATCAACCCCTTCCAACGCCTGAATTCGAGCTGCCACTAACTTACCGGGGCCTGTTGCTTTTGCTTTATCCGTCAAACTCGCGTAACACTCCTTCAAACGACTCAAATCCAGATGTTCCATACCCGCCGTCTGGATATAAGCTGCAAACACGTTATCTTTATTCCTCTCCACGACCTCACCTAAACGAGATTGCGCATCTGCCATCACTTGATCCAACTTCTTCTGCAATTCACTTGCTGTACGGAAATGTTTCGCCTCGCTTGCCTCCGCCAGTTTTGCCCGTGCAGCTTTAATTTTCTCGTTTTCTTCGGAAACAATTTTCTGGTATGCTATTAACTCGCTCTGTAATTTTCCTCCTTTAATTACGCTTTTACCAGACTGGAACAATTCCATCTCGTAAGGAGCATCTGAATCCAAAATAAAAACAAAGCCTCCGCCATACCCTTCCACGTAAATCAATGCCACGCAAGGTTCATTTATTTCTCCTTCCACCACGAACTTCCCGCCATGAATATCCCCTCGCCCCAACGTATCCACCCGGTCCACCAATTGGGAAATCACTATCATTCTGCCTGACGGCATTTCCGGTATTTTCCCGTTAATTGTGAACTTCTTTCCTTCCCCGAAAGATAATCCGGGGAAAAGGAAAAAAGCAATTATAAACAATTGACTAAATAACTTATACATATCTATTGAATCACTCTCATTACTGTTGTAAAAATCAAATCTTTTATCTCTCCGAAACCGGTAAACGTATGTGAAGTCACGAAATCCCCCGCCTCGTCCAAAATTACCTCATGCAATTCACCCGCACCTGCCACATTCACGACAATTCCCAAGCAACGGTACGGGGAAGAATTATCCGGAAAACTAGCATCAGTATCAGACCTGAACTTCAACTTCGTGATCACGTCACCCGCATCATACAATTCTATCGATTCTTTACTTACGGTATTAAACAAGAACACCTTACTCTCTTTCGTGTAAAAAAATTGTTCTGCATAAGCGGAAGACGTGGCAAAACAAGTATTCTGGTCAAACCCGAGTTCTCCCAAATTCACTCTCGTCACCTTAATCGGGGACTCTTCGGCCCTCATTGATTTTCCCTTATCACTAGCCTCTATATAGAAGATGTAACAGGTATCCGTCATCACGCCAATAGCTGTTGCTCCGGTCTCTTCGGAACCCGAAGTAACTCCTTGCCCCAACCACAAAATCTCCATCAAATGAGTCGTCCCGTTAACAACTTCCGACAATCCTTCCACCGGGAAATCACTTATCTCTACCGTGTTTGATTCAACCGCATTTTGCGGGTAACTCCCGTCGGAACTCGTGATGTTGTAACACTGATTTGTAGCAGGATCAAACGACATAAATTTCCGGTTCGTTTTATCCCAAATCGTGGTAAAACCCGCTTTACTCATATAAATCTTGTCGATCACGTAATTCTGCACGTCGCTTTCAGCCAAACCGGCAAAATAATATCCGCTTCCTCCCGAA
The window above is part of the Butyricimonas paravirosa genome. Proteins encoded here:
- a CDS encoding PKD-like family lipoprotein, with the translated sequence MKRLIFIVGFVAWFLVGCYDDKGNYDYKDINTIDGLTFMPTPITVEEGNTYRYEYRQPAQEELKVTYSPVFTQSMVEGEDNVEYLWTVGYKDGSENVVDSVFTKELELAYPPKKTTRYNVKFRLSDKRTGVDHYRDFTMTTKVPFVNAWFVLNGPENNRKLSTVEEPDSTSPIISYDAYKDLWNRERFQKAEALSYVNFLTHMDGGDKYENLYVIQRDSVALMLPFVLEDRKDSRSLFAPGANPNNLVYSESHPLSRYAIAVDNNGKFYHSGGSGYYFAGLAESDVQNYVIDKIYMSKAGFTTIWDKTNRKFMSFDPATNQCYNITSSDGSYPQNAVESNTVEISDFPVEGLSEVVNGTTHLMEILWLGQGVTSGSEETGATAIGVMTDTCYIFYIEASDKGKSMRAEESPIKVTRVNLGELGFDQNTCFATSSAYAEQFFYTKESKVFLFNTVSKESIELYDAGDVITKLKFRSDTDASFPDNSSPYRCLGIVVNVAGAGELHEVILDEAGDFVTSHTFTGFGEIKDLIFTTVMRVIQ